A window of the Paenibacillus woosongensis genome harbors these coding sequences:
- a CDS encoding MFS transporter — protein sequence MRETSLWNKNFLLICFSSFFVFMTFYILAVTLPTFVLESLHGSQKGIGLVTTVFVIAAVIFRPLAGKWLNELDNRKIMNVSLILFAVCSALYLIVHGFAPLLVLRVIHGAAFGVAATTTSAIAVKLIPEKRKGEGIGYFTLFMSLAMVFGPFLGLTIITHFSFPLLFIMCLIFSALSLACGLLLQIPGEPEPKKSGAASSWHWSNFIETKAIPISISGFMLAFSYGAISTFISVYAKSLGMEPFASYFFIVFAALILISRPFTGRLFDRRGEHVLVYPGLLFFVVGMIWLSQADSTFAFLAAGGVIGLGYGALLPSFQAVAIKSAPIQRSGLATSTYFVFFDAGYGVGSYVLGVVAALTSYGTMYFVGAMVVAFTTLLYYALHHRRQGKGQAGETSA from the coding sequence TTGAGAGAAACCAGCTTATGGAATAAGAACTTCTTGCTGATTTGCTTCAGCAGTTTTTTTGTGTTTATGACCTTTTATATTTTGGCGGTAACGCTGCCGACCTTTGTGCTGGAATCGCTGCATGGCAGCCAGAAGGGAATCGGCCTCGTAACAACAGTGTTCGTTATCGCGGCGGTCATTTTCCGCCCGTTAGCCGGCAAGTGGCTGAATGAGCTGGACAACCGCAAAATCATGAATGTCTCACTCATTCTGTTTGCGGTCTGCAGCGCCTTATATTTGATTGTGCACGGCTTTGCGCCACTGCTCGTCCTGCGCGTCATTCACGGGGCGGCCTTTGGCGTTGCGGCGACGACCACCTCGGCGATTGCAGTCAAGCTTATCCCGGAGAAGCGCAAAGGAGAGGGGATCGGCTACTTTACGCTCTTCATGAGCCTGGCGATGGTCTTCGGGCCGTTTCTTGGACTGACCATCATTACCCACTTTAGTTTCCCCTTGCTATTCATCATGTGTCTTATATTCTCGGCGCTCTCTTTGGCCTGCGGTCTGCTGCTGCAAATCCCTGGCGAGCCGGAACCCAAGAAGTCTGGCGCTGCCTCATCCTGGCATTGGAGCAACTTCATCGAGACGAAGGCGATTCCGATTTCCATTTCCGGCTTTATGCTCGCTTTCTCCTACGGCGCGATTTCTACGTTCATTTCGGTTTATGCCAAAAGCCTGGGGATGGAGCCATTCGCCAGCTATTTCTTTATCGTGTTCGCTGCCCTTATTCTCATTTCTCGGCCTTTCACCGGGAGATTGTTCGACCGTAGAGGCGAGCATGTGCTGGTATATCCAGGCCTGCTCTTCTTCGTTGTCGGCATGATCTGGCTCAGTCAGGCCGATAGCACCTTTGCCTTCCTTGCGGCTGGCGGCGTAATCGGTCTCGGGTACGGCGCTTTGTTGCCCAGTTTTCAGGCGGTTGCGATCAAGTCGGCGCCGATCCAGCGCAGCGGGCTGGCTACGAGCACCTACTTTGTCTTTTTTGACGCAGGCTATGGCGTGGGTTCCTATGTCCTTGGCGTGGTAGCCGCGTTGACCAGCTACGGCACGATGTATTTCGTCGGTGCGATGGTTGTCGCTTTCACCACCTTGCTGTACTATGCGCTGCATCACCGGAGACAGGGCAAAGGGCAGGCGGGCGAGACATCCGCATAG
- a CDS encoding ABC transporter substrate-binding protein: METAHNINAAFACQQDPAAFIQQLNEGSAKFAADPVVQQWSDLLELTLEYSNPNPLTTDYNTQVILFASGQAAMMQQGNWTQGQLDGIDPDLDLGLLPMPIDDTSEDNDVLFAGVPNNWVINKNSPVKEEAKTFLNWLVSSETGRRYITEEFQFIPAFDSIEGKEEDLGALGIEVLKYTDAGQALTWNWFRFPSGMSGEFASSIQAYIGGKITKPEMYEQFQQNWDNLSVE, from the coding sequence ATGGAGACAGCGCATAACATTAATGCCGCATTTGCCTGTCAGCAAGACCCTGCGGCATTCATCCAGCAGTTAAACGAAGGGTCGGCGAAGTTCGCGGCTGACCCGGTCGTACAGCAGTGGTCCGATCTCTTGGAGCTGACGCTGGAATACAGCAATCCTAACCCGCTCACCACGGATTACAACACCCAGGTGATCCTGTTTGCCAGCGGCCAGGCCGCGATGATGCAGCAGGGCAACTGGACGCAGGGGCAGCTCGATGGGATCGATCCGGATCTTGACCTAGGCCTACTGCCCATGCCGATCGACGATACGTCCGAGGATAATGACGTACTGTTCGCCGGGGTGCCGAACAACTGGGTCATCAACAAGAATTCTCCTGTCAAAGAGGAAGCGAAGACCTTCCTCAATTGGCTGGTTTCCTCCGAGACAGGTAGGAGGTATATTACCGAGGAATTTCAGTTCATTCCGGCCTTTGACAGCATCGAAGGCAAAGAAGAGGATCTCGGGGCGCTCGGCATCGAGGTGCTGAAATACACCGATGCAGGCCAAGCGCTGACCTGGAACTGGTTCCGGTTCCCAAGCGGCATGTCGGGCGAATTCGCCAGCAGCATTCAGGCCTACATCGGCGGCAAAATCACGAAACCCGAGATGTACGAGCAGTTCCAGCAGAACTGGGACAATTTGAGCGTGGAATAG
- a CDS encoding cache domain-containing sensor histidine kinase — protein MNRILRFLRRFMLQKTIYRTFLVYYLLGNLLLLVLLGMLSIRDSTRMITEEVIRSSNKVMEQAAQGLSFNLEETKRSLLVLASNQSVGAIMRHAEVPDMAYLLQHERNISEITQSINTYQSLISDVLILGKNGYINNLNGRSSLWWEYSFGAQPWAQESFQPRQGDYFFSLGIHHQDYYLSSDISRYGRPTLSVAMQVKGFRREVIGSVIANLDLQKVNSMFERNNYQNKGSIFLIDENRRIIVHQNNEEIGQIMDIDGIDEIYEQKSGNFRTPLYGEEHLIIYQPTAVEGWMMISAVPMSEITSQSAPLKSNLARILYLCLILNVLISLAVTFRISRPMQGLLKTLDKIGTDDMLYIRDKNYQYHEINQIGMKFKELMDRIDLLIQQNYLTQIALKEEELKALQAQINPHFLFNTLQLLQTEIVCGNIESSNHIVLSLSHMFRYSMRQSGELVELRTELEHVRNYLYIMNKKYDDRLQVDEYIPDQRVLPCRIPKLLLQPVVENCIRHGFGEDRREGAIRISVTTVKRGLLIAICDSGKGMEADELKRLRRQLDKPDEKNGNIGLYNINHRIKLNFGQDFGIRVRSTKNAGTCVYLVVPRIE, from the coding sequence ATGAACAGAATACTGCGATTTTTACGCCGTTTCATGCTGCAAAAAACGATTTATCGGACATTCCTCGTTTACTATTTGCTCGGTAACCTGCTGCTGCTCGTGCTGCTTGGGATGTTATCCATTCGCGATTCGACCCGGATGATTACGGAAGAGGTGATCCGGTCAAGCAACAAGGTGATGGAGCAGGCTGCTCAAGGCTTAAGCTTCAACCTGGAGGAGACGAAGCGTTCGCTGCTCGTGCTGGCAAGCAATCAATCCGTCGGCGCAATCATGCGGCATGCTGAAGTGCCTGACATGGCCTATTTGCTGCAGCATGAACGAAATATTTCCGAAATTACGCAGAGCATCAATACGTATCAGTCGTTAATCAGCGATGTTCTCATTCTGGGAAAAAACGGGTATATCAACAATTTGAACGGGCGGAGCTCGCTTTGGTGGGAATATTCCTTCGGGGCGCAGCCGTGGGCACAGGAATCCTTTCAGCCCCGGCAAGGAGATTATTTTTTTAGCCTGGGCATACATCATCAGGATTATTATTTGAGCTCAGACATTTCTCGATATGGACGTCCTACCTTGTCCGTAGCGATGCAGGTCAAAGGCTTTCGCCGCGAGGTCATCGGCTCGGTCATTGCCAACCTGGATTTGCAGAAAGTAAACAGCATGTTCGAGCGCAACAACTATCAGAACAAAGGGAGCATCTTTCTGATCGACGAGAATAGGAGAATCATCGTTCACCAGAACAACGAAGAAATCGGCCAGATCATGGACATTGACGGAATCGACGAGATATACGAACAGAAGTCGGGCAATTTCCGCACGCCATTGTACGGGGAGGAGCATTTGATTATTTATCAGCCAACGGCGGTTGAAGGCTGGATGATGATCTCCGCCGTGCCGATGAGTGAAATCACGAGCCAATCGGCCCCGCTAAAGTCGAACCTGGCGCGAATTCTTTACCTGTGCCTGATTCTAAATGTGCTGATCAGCCTGGCGGTCACCTTTCGCATTTCCCGGCCGATGCAGGGCCTGCTGAAGACGCTGGACAAAATCGGGACGGACGACATGCTGTACATTCGCGATAAAAACTACCAGTATCACGAAATCAATCAGATCGGCATGAAGTTCAAAGAGCTTATGGACCGGATCGACCTGCTCATTCAGCAAAACTATTTGACTCAGATCGCGCTGAAAGAAGAAGAGCTGAAGGCGCTGCAGGCCCAGATCAATCCTCATTTTCTGTTCAATACGCTGCAGCTGCTGCAGACGGAAATTGTATGCGGTAACATCGAGTCCTCCAATCACATCGTGCTTTCCTTAAGCCACATGTTCCGTTATTCGATGAGACAGTCGGGTGAGCTGGTGGAGCTTAGAACGGAGCTGGAGCACGTACGGAATTATCTTTATATTATGAATAAAAAATACGATGACCGCTTGCAGGTCGACGAGTACATTCCAGATCAGCGCGTATTGCCGTGCAGAATACCTAAGCTATTGCTGCAGCCTGTCGTGGAGAACTGTATCCGGCATGGATTCGGCGAGGATCGGCGGGAGGGTGCGATCCGCATCAGCGTCACCACAGTGAAGAGAGGTCTGCTTATCGCCATTTGTGACAGCGGCAAAGGGATGGAGGCAGATGAGCTCAAACGGCTGAGACGGCAGCTGGACAAGCCGGATGAGAAAAACGGCAATATCGGACTTTATAATATCAATCACAGGATTAAGCTGAACTTCGGGCAGGATTTCGGAATCCGGGTTCGCAGCACAAAAAATGCCGGCACTTGCGTATATTTAGTTGTGCCGAGGATCGAATAA
- a CDS encoding response regulator transcription factor produces the protein MKLLIADDQTSLHTFLDKTMDWTALGITEIKHAYDGRETLQQLGEFLPDIVLLDIQMPFMSGIETLQQLDHSIKKPKTVIVSAHDEFTYAREALRLDVYQYLLKPVDVVLLKKTILELTSAIHAEQQSVLAHEFGKLVHSRSAYANSLVVVERACVLLKLQQCAVLQIEGESLSEPMLAEWLLQAEPSLIPVVYRKSRDKYSCLLGITASMPEARLLELCQETLSRIQAHIPESAVSIGASRMMNGCHADKLPELLEQSEEAGRLSFYTCEPVNAYQEEAFNDAWGMQHFQSYEQAYREMVVREFAPEAARKLTAEMFDYFRSSRIPPEDVYSLVLHFLYVIAQSIPSMGRSSTKLDNITMDDLRSYRNIRELELLFMSLIDHIASIMKGPNLTEDMVMRVKQYVDLNYGEDLSLQMVADRFGVDRFQLSRLFKQEMNVNYWNYVIQIRMEKAAELLLRTEEKNSVIASVTGFVDESHFSRTFKKYYDVSPKQYRQLHRGEKH, from the coding sequence ATGAAATTGCTAATAGCGGATGACCAAACTTCCCTGCACACTTTTTTGGATAAAACGATGGACTGGACAGCCTTAGGGATTACGGAAATCAAACATGCTTATGACGGCCGGGAAACGCTGCAGCAGCTTGGCGAGTTCCTGCCGGATATCGTCTTACTGGACATTCAGATGCCATTTATGAGCGGGATCGAAACCTTGCAGCAGTTGGATCATTCCATAAAGAAGCCGAAAACGGTCATTGTAAGCGCTCACGATGAATTCACCTATGCGCGGGAAGCGCTGCGTCTAGATGTCTATCAGTATTTGCTGAAGCCCGTGGATGTCGTATTGCTGAAGAAAACCATTCTTGAGCTTACATCCGCCATACATGCAGAGCAGCAATCCGTTCTGGCTCATGAATTCGGGAAGCTGGTGCACTCCAGGTCTGCGTATGCCAATAGCCTCGTCGTCGTCGAGCGGGCCTGCGTCTTGCTGAAGCTCCAGCAATGCGCCGTCCTCCAGATCGAAGGAGAGAGCCTGAGCGAGCCGATGCTTGCGGAATGGCTGCTGCAGGCAGAGCCGTCGCTGATTCCGGTAGTTTACCGAAAGAGCCGGGATAAATACAGCTGCCTGCTGGGAATAACCGCTTCAATGCCGGAAGCCAGGTTGCTGGAGCTGTGCCAGGAGACGTTATCCCGTATCCAAGCCCATATACCTGAATCTGCAGTGAGCATTGGAGCAAGCCGCATGATGAACGGATGCCATGCTGACAAGCTGCCGGAGCTGCTGGAGCAGAGCGAGGAAGCCGGCAGGCTGAGCTTCTATACCTGTGAACCCGTGAATGCTTACCAGGAGGAAGCATTTAACGATGCATGGGGCATGCAGCATTTTCAGAGCTACGAGCAGGCCTATCGGGAAATGGTTGTCCGCGAATTCGCTCCGGAGGCTGCCAGGAAGCTGACCGCAGAAATGTTCGATTATTTCCGCAGCTCGCGGATTCCGCCGGAGGATGTCTATTCTCTAGTTCTTCATTTTCTATACGTCATTGCCCAGTCGATTCCGTCTATGGGCAGGTCAAGTACGAAGCTCGATAACATCACCATGGATGACCTTAGGAGCTATCGTAATATCCGGGAGCTGGAGCTCTTATTTATGAGCTTAATCGATCATATCGCCAGCATCATGAAAGGCCCGAACCTGACGGAGGATATGGTTATGAGAGTGAAGCAATATGTCGACCTCAACTATGGGGAGGATTTGTCTCTGCAGATGGTGGCGGACCGGTTTGGCGTAGACCGCTTTCAGTTAAGCAGGCTGTTCAAACAGGAAATGAATGTGAACTATTGGAATTATGTGATTCAGATTAGGATGGAGAAGGCCGCCGAATTGTTGCTCCGCACGGAGGAGAAGAACAGTGTGATCGCTTCCGTGACCGGATTTGTGGATGAGAGTCACTTCAGCAGGACGTTTAAAAAATACTATGACGTGTCCCCCAAGCAATACCGTCAGCTCCATCGAGGCGAGAAACATTAA
- a CDS encoding ABC transporter substrate-binding protein gives MKRKSLLLVMVMIVTMVLSACGGKDSSESAVSGAEGGQSKQKVKLSILAWNNESEMKPVLEGFQKKYPHISFDFQFAPPVKDYISKLQTMLLSDSATDIFMIAAENRNEIIDGGHAIDLTDYPFMDVMLDSNKPMLSKDGRTYAFTQNGWVGGWFYNKALFEKAGITELPETWDEFIAVCLKLKEAGIVPIYDTMQDLTQIHSALYGNMVLSQDPDFDEKIFAGEKTFADGWTEVFKVWKRDLIDTKILTSDMIGLTGDQVESEFALGNVAMFFSGPWVMDKLTQVPDLDFGVMGLPGFEKGQSYYVGAPGVGFAVNSKTKNKEEALLFLEYLSSEEGLQLFYEGTNLIMTAKGFEAEVHPALQNAYEEGLMQGRIYLPMVTWPRYQEALRNQFVVSTQDMAVGKITPEEAVQAIDKKFIEMESY, from the coding sequence GTGAAAAGGAAGTCACTGCTGTTGGTTATGGTTATGATCGTCACGATGGTGCTGAGCGCCTGCGGAGGCAAAGACAGTTCTGAAAGCGCAGTCAGCGGCGCCGAGGGCGGGCAAAGCAAGCAAAAGGTGAAGCTGAGCATTCTAGCCTGGAACAATGAGTCCGAAATGAAGCCGGTGCTGGAAGGTTTCCAGAAGAAATACCCGCATATTTCTTTCGATTTCCAATTTGCTCCGCCAGTCAAAGACTATATTTCGAAATTGCAGACGATGCTGCTGTCGGATTCTGCGACGGATATTTTTATGATCGCTGCCGAGAACCGCAATGAAATTATCGACGGCGGACACGCGATCGATCTGACGGACTATCCGTTCATGGATGTGATGCTCGATAGCAATAAACCGATGCTGAGCAAGGATGGAAGAACCTACGCCTTTACGCAAAACGGCTGGGTAGGCGGTTGGTTCTACAATAAGGCGCTATTTGAGAAAGCAGGTATTACGGAGCTCCCTGAAACCTGGGATGAATTCATCGCCGTGTGCTTGAAGCTGAAAGAGGCAGGAATTGTCCCGATTTATGATACCATGCAGGATTTGACGCAAATCCATTCTGCTCTATATGGGAACATGGTGCTGTCCCAAGACCCTGATTTTGACGAGAAGATCTTTGCGGGCGAAAAAACATTTGCCGATGGATGGACAGAAGTGTTTAAAGTGTGGAAAAGAGATTTGATCGATACGAAAATTTTGACCTCCGACATGATTGGCCTGACTGGAGATCAAGTCGAAAGCGAGTTTGCACTTGGCAATGTCGCGATGTTCTTCAGCGGCCCGTGGGTGATGGATAAATTGACGCAGGTGCCGGATCTGGATTTCGGAGTGATGGGTCTGCCTGGATTCGAGAAGGGCCAGAGCTACTATGTCGGGGCGCCAGGCGTAGGGTTTGCGGTGAATAGCAAGACGAAAAACAAAGAGGAAGCGCTGCTGTTCCTGGAGTACCTGAGCAGTGAAGAAGGCCTGCAGCTGTTCTATGAGGGCACGAATTTAATCATGACGGCTAAAGGCTTCGAGGCGGAAGTGCATCCTGCCCTGCAAAACGCATATGAGGAAGGCCTGATGCAAGGCAGAATCTATTTACCTATGGTAACTTGGCCAAGATACCAGGAAGCGCTCAGAAACCAATTCGTGGTTTCGACCCAGGATATGGCTGTAGGTAAGATTACGCCGGAGGAAGCTGTTCAAGCCATTGATAAGAAATTCATTGAGATGGAGAGTTACTAA